GCAATCAggaagtttgtttttgtttttactcgTGTGTAGCTGAGGACAAGAAGTAGGCACAAGTGTAAAGGCACTGCAGCATTCGGACATTTCACATAGTAGACTAGAGCCTATTCATATTGTGCCAGGTCTCAAATTGTGCTCTCTGTAACAGGAAAACATCAGGGCGAGGGGCATTGGAAGTGAACTTATGACCCACCATATGGAAACTGACTCAGTGGAGGGGAAAAAATGCCTTTCTGCTTCAGGACAGGATGGTAGAGGGCTGGATTTCCATTATTTCAGAAAACTGGTTCTTTTGATTCTTTCAGGAGACGTATTTTAACATACTAATCCAAGAGAGCACAGGGTTCCAGATACTGAGCCAAGACGTCTTACAGGGCCGTTTTGGGAGTCTAGGCAATCATGTCCAGTCCGTACTAAAACTGTCTAACCCCTTCTAACAGTGAGATAATGGCAACTAAACTACATCATCATACTTACCATAGCTGTCATAGCTGTCTCTGTATGATCCTCCAGAGCGGCCACCATAACCACCTTCTCCACCACTCCTGAAAGGGGGAAAACAAGGAGAACAGATGTCAGCGCAGCTCAGGGATCATCATAACCACAAACCAGATTATTGTAACCACCTGCTTGCTGCACAAATAAGTGTTGAATACCCCAATCCTAGAAATCACTGCTGTACCTCACATCACATTAAACAGGCCAGTTGGCATTTATGAATGAAACTCTTACCTGGCTTCCCTGTAACCACCGCTGCTTCCTCCAGAGGAGTAtccacctccacccccaccaCTCCTGTAGCCACCACCGTAACTTCTGTCTCCTCCGCCACCATAGCTCCTGTCACTTCCCCCAtagctcctctctcctccaccatAGCTTCTGTCACCCCCTCCATAGCTCCTGTCACCGCCATAACCGCCGCCACctggaaaataaaacaagatttCAGTCAAAGAACCCCCATGTGGATCACTGTAAAAGGAGGGGCATGACTTAGAGCAAATGGACACTAACCACTTTGCAATGCCAGCCCTTACCTCCCGAATAACCACGcccacctcttcctcttcctcctctgaagCCTCCTCTGAAGCCCCCTGAACCTCCCCTGAAGCCACCGCCACCAGATCTTCCCCCTGACTTGCCAGCTTCATCCACACGGATCATCCTGCCATCTACAGACTAAAGAACATGGGGGAAAAACAGTTAGAATTCCGGCAAATCACAGGCAAGAGACTTAAATTTAGTAAACaatccacccactttgccaTTCATAGCAGCCATTGCATCTTTGGCGTCTTCTGGGTTTTCGAAAGTCACAAAGCCAAAACCCCTGGACCGCCTTGTTTCTCTGTCGCGAACAACATCAACTAAACACAAGAAAAGAATCAACCACCTGCTAGCAACAATATGCCTGCCATTAATACTAGAGATGTTTAGCAATGTGTTACATTAACAGGCACACTGAATGCACAACCAATAGTAGGGCCCAACATTTTAAGGTACAACCTGCGAAATTTTCTAAATCATGTACATTTATTGTGCAAGTTCTAACCTGCAGACAAAACAAGGAAACCAGTGATAAGATCTGGCTAAGCAACATACCTTTAGCAATGTTTCCATACTTAGAGAAAGCCTCTTCTAATGAGGTTTCATCTGTGTCAAAACACAATCCACCAACAAAAAGCTTCCCTTCGTCAGACATCTTGGATTatctagggagagggaaaatGTGTACCAACAACATTGTTTAGAAAGCTACGGGAATTACAAAAACACTATGCTGTGATTAGTGTACTTCCTGATTTTACATGAGGTCCTTTCGGAGAGTACCCTTTAAGTAGGTAGTCAAAGCCATTCCGTCCATTTCTAGTAGACAACGCTGAACTAAGACGGTATGAGTTGATCATTTGGCTCTGAAAGGTTTATCGTTTTTTCGGTTTATCGTTATTTCATGACTAGATAATTTAAGTCACTTCCAGTACGAGTTCATTTAACAATAACCGTTTTAAAGAGTCGTTCTAAACATGCTTGGCAAAGCGACATGTGTAAGCTGTGTAACTATAGTTCAAACCGACACGAACGCCATTTTATTCCACCGTTCCACTGCTGGTTTTAAAATGCGTCGAGCAGCCATGTTGCTGTGCAGTAAAATCTATGCACGTATTTACCATTAACGTAGGCTATATATGAATGTGGGGAATTCTCAACCACAGCAACTAAACGCAACCTTAACTCTTCCAAAAATGGGAAATACGGTCACCCAACACGGATGTTATAGTAGCCAAACATTCAGCAGGAGTTAGCTAATCAAACAAAGGCCCCTGCTAGTTAGCGTTAGCAGGCTAAAGATGTAAACAATTTTAAAtccacaacataaaaaaaactggcCCTCATAGTCCAAACTGACTGTAAATGACCAATTAgctaacattttacaaataaccGCAGTAAAAATGATTTGTTGTTGCCTCGCAGGAATGAACGATATCTCGCTAACCGCGTTAGAAACGTGCCACAGTAGCTAACGCAGCTAGCTGACTATGTGAACGGCCATTTTGTAGGTAGCAGCAACCTAACTGTCGTTAGTTACTAGTCTGAATTTTACCAATGAATAATAAGACATTGCTAgcttactgaaatgtaaaactcTAGTAAATACTGGTACCGGGATAAAGGAGAACGGTAAGGTTGTCCAAGTAAAAAGTTAGTCAGAACAGGACTGTGGCCAAGTCATGTTAGCGTTACTGTACGTAGCTagtattttaattaattcatcGACCAATACCGTTTGCCTGCTAAACAGGAAAGCTGGCTAGCGTTAGCTAACAACAAATTataatggcaaaaaaaaataggCGTTGTCGAAATCAATAATACAATTTCGACAGCATAATTCTTCCATCGGTATGTTATAATTTAATTGATAGTTACCTCTGTGTGGTTTGGCGCGGTCTGAGAAAGATATCAAAATGGCTCCTGTTTATGAGCATCCGCGCGAGTCGTGCATAAATAGCGAAAGGGGCGTGTGCGTAGAACAGGCTCAGTAGCTTGGGTTGCGTGACAACCTATCGGGCGCGTTCGTCTGGTAAACCGAAAGTAGCCAGTAGACGGAAGTCGACAATTGAAGTGGGGGGAGACTGGGGGTTGACAGCGACATCTAAGAGGTTTACTGATTTTTTCCCCCCGCCATACACGTTTCAACAACATTGCTGGTCGTTTGTCGAAATTCGAAGTAGCTAAAATATATCGTTATTTTAAATTAGCCTATGCTATTTTAAGATGTACGCCTCATTGCATAAATCTGAACCATTAAAGGGTGTGAACTTAAAACCAGGCTCACAGCTAAAAAGCTCCACAATAAGATGTAATTTATCACATTGCATTCCTTTGTGGTAGTGTCACAATCAACACACAATCAAATAAAAGTActgaattataaaatatttgagGAATAGgattgttttagtgtttttattGGGTATTTTATGTttggaataaataataattagtaAAGTAACGGGAaatgtgaaggggtctgaatattttccgaATGCACTGTAAATGTACCAGTCATATTCCTTCATTTCtaaagtactgtatataaatgccAACTTTCTGCAGATTTTGTGCATTTTGTCCTGATTATCAACCGGTTATCAACTAGCAGAACATTTACACTAAGAACAATCTGAGGGACTAGgttcagtctgtcctgtcttaaGACCCCATTGTTTACGTTGCGTTAGTTTATGTGACAGGGGTTaagggtcagtctgaattatatgctGAGTTATCCTTTTGAATCCAAGGAATGAGCTCTCCAGTTTTCCTGATGTCTTGTGTAAGCTTAGGAAGATGTGAGTCCATGGAGCACATCTCAGGACTACATGGCCAAAATTATATTTAGtttagctgtccctgtccaaagtcttcctggttgtaTTGCAGTTCAAGTTGCTGCCTGATTATGTTTTCTGTccctgcccacagcccacctggtcatccctatCCTTATTCACATGGTTCTGGAGCAGATCTTGATCTTGACACAGCCCACAAGCATTTATTCTCCTGCTCGTCATctgaacatgaaaaaaaactTTGATGTAGCCCAAAGATCATGTACTCTTTGAATCTTCAGGtggtacagccagaagaggactggccaaccctcagagtctggttcctctctagttttcttcctaagtttcaatgatactagggagtttttcctaggtTGAGTGAATcaattgttgttgttgcttgctctttggggtttcaggcaggtatctgtaaaagcaatCAGTTacaacagctgatgtaaaagggctttataaaatgcatttgattgattgaatttgattgaacaaTTGTGGGTATGTGTAACTGCACTCAGAGTTTTAAAGGGATTCTGATTCAGATGTAGGCCCAAATCTGGCAACTTTTATCcccattataaaacattttgaaaggcagTGACCAACATTGGTCAACTTCTCTACTAAAGATATCAGTTTTAACACGGCCGTTGATTGTGAACTGGTTCAAGAAAATAGAGGATGACTGATATTTAGTTTATATCAGGTAGCTTTAAACTCCTGGAAATGCACACAAACCGGTAATAAAACAATCTGACATGAGTCAATGGATCAAAGATATTATAGAAAGAAGGAAATATGATTAGTCAATGAATGGAGGAAAGTAAAATAGTTCTAATGTTGTGCTTGTTCTTCCACTAATTCATTGTATTGTTGGGTTTAGGGGGTTTTAGTGTGAACTTGACTGTCAGTCATTCCTTGAAGCATTGCTATGTTGAATTTTTTACATACTCTTTGCTCATCGTATAAAAAGGGGGCCAATAATCGCAGAGGGGTACTTTTTTGTGTATCGCCATCCACAGTACACATTATGTCAATTCTAGCTCCAATATGGCTGCAATTTCAAAATGCGGCTTTCATGTCATGGAAAAATACATAGAGTCCAAAGATGACGATGAGTTTATTTTATGCCAACCAGGGTTGAGGCAGTGATGTCATTATAATCTCAACAAGAAACATTGAATTTACAATTTAAAACTTTTCAGATTTCTTGGATGAAGCATAGGGTTAAACTATTAAGGCCAACAAGAATGACAACAAATTGTCTTTGACAATGTCAACATAAAAGAAATATTGCAAATCCTATGTGAAAGTTGACTGTTCAACCATTAAAGACCTCCtccagtgattttttttttttttactttcttgtTGAAAAAAACATATGCAAAGTTTAGGTACAGTAAAGTACACACATTAAATGATGAGTAAATGTTTTGAACAAACTCTTTTTTCACAGAACTGCAAACAAGGATTAGGGCATTCAAGTAGTTTGTCTGATCGTAAGTTGTGATGTCATCAACCTCTACTCAGCTTTTGAAACAATACagcaatagaaaacaaaagacCAGTTACCCCTACCTGTGACATGTCATGACTTACCTCGACCACCTACCGAGATGTGCCTTGAATGACAATGAAAGCAGACTGGAGTGCCACTATAGGGTGGAATTTGTATTCAAATCATTTGAAGAAATAGGTAACGCTTCCTATTTAATCTTGGTCGACCAGTCTGTCAGACAGCTGTCTGAATCTTTTTCGAAATTCGAATAATTAAGTACAACCTGGGTCATGGGACTACGTAACCTCAAAACATTTATAGAAcctatttataaaatattgttagaaagaaaatgtcattAATTAACATAGCTTAAATTATTCACActagcaaaataaatgtaattgtgttttaAGACGAAACACATGAACGCTCAGATGAACTGGCTGACAATATTGTTTATCTCTGTCATAAGGGCTGTTGCCGTTGTTAGTACTATCTGTTTCGGTGccagtgtgagatgtttttatttcatcagACCTCAGTAACCACAGGGAGTATCTGTCAGAAAAGTGTCTAATTTTTTTTCACCTTAAGTGCaaatctggtaaaaaaaaatcgcTTTAACCTAACTGAAATTACAGCAGTGTAAAAAACACGCTTATATGTAAATCTTTAACAGCTTCCTTCACATGTTACTTTACATTATTACAGTGCGcaacaatatataaaatatgtgaAGAATCAGCAAAAACTTaccatattttacacattttgaaaaccaTATGTTTAAGGTAAGATAAGGCTAGGTAGCATCAAATTTGGGTTAGTTTGCAGgtttaaaatatgtatgttCTCCAACCATTTACCTGGCTCATTGACCAGGGGTGATTGGCTTTTATTCTGCAATTCAAATACACCTAGACCACTCCAGTTTAACATGTGTAGATATTCTACCCATCACCTGGGCAACTGACTAGCAGTAGtcgttttttcttttaatgtagCAAAGCCACACCCTGcttcccaaagcactaagatgatcgTAAGATGCACGTAGCTTAAGTGACCTCGTTAATTTATCGGGGCGTTTCCCGAAAGCATCGTTACTAAATTGACACGCTACATCGCTCGTTTATTAATGAGTGTTACGGAGGTAGTTAGCTAACTAACGCAGACATGCAAACAAACTGGTAAAATTAACGCAACAGAATCACTGGAGTATACACTTTTAGTACTTGCAGTTTAGTTTCTCAGACAACGTGACTAAAATTTTCGTTTACTCCCAGTCCATGGGGATAAGTGTATTGAGAAAAtgaggcaacaaaaaaaaaagatggcctTAGTCCGTCTTAACCGATCTTAACAGACACTATTGttttgtgaaatagcgcctcCCTCAGCATGCGAAGAGTGATCGCAAACAGTTAATTTTAAGGCCACAGAACGAATAAAAATGATCAAAACAGTATTGATTTAGACCAATTAATTTagacaaattaaataataagtGCGTGGGTGGATATAAAAGTAATTGAATGGAAATGGTCAACTTAGGATAAAGAAAAGCGCACGTAAAACGAAAAATACTTAAGAAAAGGTGTCAAAAATTAACCGTTCACGAGTCTAAAACTCCTGATATTGTAGGCTACTGGTACTGTCTTTGGTGCCGGTAGGTGCCGGTGCCTCTGCCTcgtcaagaagaacattgatttCTTCAGTTCTGAATGTTTGTTCTCTGTTGCGTTCCATTTTAAATCCAAACTATTTGAAAAGATTTTTCCCGCTTTATGTTCCCAGTTAATCAATCATGTTTTAGTTACTGTGTGAaatataacagtaaaataatttCGTGATCGATTTCCGGAGATATGATTTCGATTagtggagtttttcctagccactgaaattcaacactactgttgtttgctccttggggtttaaggccgggtgtctctgtaaagcactttgtgacaactgctgttgtaaaaagggctttataaataaatttgattgattagtGCCACGTTATCGGAAAACCGGGCCCTGGTTGATACAGCGGTCATAGGGAAATATCTGCTTATATCCTACTGTTGAAGAGAGCCTTAACAAATCAACAGTGTAATGACGacatacatacaggtgctggtcatataattagaatatcatcaaaaagttgatttatttcagtaattccattcaaaaagtgaaacttgtgtaatgtatacattcattccacacagactgatacatttcaagtgttttttcttttaattttgatgattataactgacaactaatgaaaaccccaaattcagtatctcagaaaattagaatattgtggaaaggttcaatattgaagacacctggtgccacactctaataaGCTAatcaactcaaaacacctgcaaaggcctttaaatggtctctcagtctagttctgtaggctacacaatcatggggaagactggtgacttgacagctgtccaaaagatgaccattgacaccttgcacaaggagggcaataCACAAGAGGTCAAAAGaggctaaagaggctggctgttcacagagctctgtttccaagcacattaatagagaggcaaagggaaggaaaagatgtggtagaaaaaagtgtataagcaatagggataaccgcaccctggagaggattgtgaaacaaaacccattcaaaaatgtgtgggagattcacaaagagtggactgcagctggagtcagtgcttcaagaaccaccatgcacagacgtatgcaagacatgggtttcagctgtcgcattccttgtgtcaagccattcttgaacaagacacagcgtcagacgcgtctcacctgggctaaagacaaaaaggactggactgctgctgagtggtacaaagttatgttctctgatgaaagtaaatttagcatttcctttggaaatcaaggtcccagagtctggaggaagagaggagaggcacagaatccacgttgcttgaaatccagtgtaaagtttccccAGTCAgttatggtttggggtgccatgtcatctgctggtgttggtccactgtgttttctgaggtccaaggtcaacgcagccgtctaccagaaTATTTTAGAGcccttcatgcttcctgctgctgaccaactttatggagatgcagatttcattttccaacaggcattggcacctgcacacagtgccaaagctaccaatacctggtttaaggaccatggtatccctgttcttaattggccagcaaactcgcctgaccttaaccctatagaaaatctatgaggtattgtgaagaggaagatgcgatatgccagacccaacaatgcagaagagctgaaggccactatcagagcaaccttggctctcataacacctgagcagtgccacagactgatcgactccatgccacgccgcattgctgcagtaattcgggcaaaaggagccccaaataagtattgaatgctgtacatgctcatacttttcatgttcatacttttcagttggccaacatttctaaaaataatttttttgtattggtcttaagtaatattcaaattttcagagatactgaatttgggattttcattagttgtcagttataatcatcacaattaaaagaaaaaacacttgaaatatatcagtctgtgtgtaatgaatgaatataatatacaagtttcactttttgaatggaattactaaaataaatcaactttttgattatattctaattatatgaccagcacctatatatatatcctCATGGCATagtgacattttcatttcaaacagGATGCATCTGATCTTTATTTCCAGTGTGTCACCACAAATAATCtgaatacttgtaaatgtgatttctgtttttttatttgcatttgaaattgtatttgtaCAAAATGCCCCACAATGATTCATTGGGGTTTTTaggtgtagattgatgaggaatAAAATCAgtttaatccattttagaataaggctgtaatgcATAATGTGAAAAAAGTGAAAGGGTGTAAAAAACCTTCCAAATGCACGGTACTTATGGTTATGGATGTAATGAGGAATCTTTCCCCCATGCGTGAGTTTGATTGATCCAGAGGCATCAGTGTACACTCTCTTTACAGCATCTGGAACtataattaacccaaaacaacatttacaaCACCAATATGAATAATGAGTCTTGTTTGGGAAGCATTTCTGGGATATCCTTCATGGATATGTTATTAGCAGAGCTATATGTTGTGTGTTAAGaattaacattttcataatacTTTCTGTACACTTCTTAGTCTACTTACTAAACAAGCTACTGCAGGGATCAAAGTTCAAGCTATATTATTTTAACTAACATCCTATTTTAACTAAAATAGGATGTTATACAACATATTCTAGAATAAATTATAAAGGGATTTTGCATATTCCCTTTGCTATCAGATACAAGCCAACATTTGTACAGGCCTAAGTAGGCTATAACGAATCAAAGGCATGTCCCAAACAGAATAAAGCACTTAAAAACATGCAGTTCAAAACTCCTATACACCAGACCTGGGGACAGGTTTGCAGCCACTGCGATGCAGCTTTTCTTACACTAAACAAGGCAAAGGAGCATATTGGTGCCGACCACAGCACGGCTATAAATACCAGAGCAACCAGGCCAATGTGAGTACTGCTACCCTCTGCCTTACCTCCTACACATGCTCTGTGGCTTCCTGTTCGCTACCATGGTTTTCCACACAGTGATGACTGCCTCACCGCCTCCTcatattctctctctcaggtATAGTTTGCTCTCGAGAACCAAAGGGGGGTCTCTGCCTTTTCccaagtgttttttgtttttgttttgacaaatgCACCAACCGCGCGAGGCACCAGATGACTACAATCCAGATATATTCTCAGGCATTTTAATGCTCCATTGGATTGAGACACTGGGGAAAGAAATCTGAGGGTTTTTAccgaaagagcagtgggctggaaTCAAACGTATACTGCAACAGTTAATGGGCACTCCAGGCAGCAGCTTAGACTGGACCACCGTAGATCACTCTATTTTAATGTTAGGAAACTTTTGTAATCGTCTCCTGTGATTTGGCGCTGGCCTTTCTTATTGGCAAGATATCAtcctgaaaaataaaacatacacttaCTGCTGCAGGTGTGCACAGACTGATACACATGTGCAGGTGCCTCcagcaaaatacatttctgttaacTTTCCACCCCCGAAAGTGCTTGCACACAGGTTGCCTTTCATCTGTCTAAGCCAATGTGTCCCTATAGAAATGTGTAGTCATACTATTTTTGATTTTCTTAGACTCATTTTCTGTTCACCTGAAATAAACCTTATGTTTCCAAAAGCAGAACTGCATGTGATTTGTCTATGGATGGGCTCTGGTAGGCTGCCCTTGGATTACAATGTTATTCATTCCGGACACTAAACcattcattttaattgaaaaaatgTCAGAGGAAACATGTATTAAAACACGCAGATTTTAATGAGTCTACCAGTATTTCTTTCTATTACAATTGCACTGACATATGGCCAGACAGAAGGGGGCGCTGTAAGTTCAGGTTTTGAAGGCTAGACATGGCACCTGCCTTTTCATAGTATTGGCTGGACGATTGCTTCCACAGAGGTTTATTGACCGCAGCAGATAGTGCTGTGGACTGACAGTGGGCTCTCTGTTAGATTTTGATTGCTATTCTGTGGATGCAGCTTTTCGGAGACACTTTGTGCCTGGATGTGTTAAGGCTGACATTACATGTTTTTATCTCATAATTATCCCACACAACACAGCTGTCTGCCCAGGTCCAGAGAACCGCTGCCAAGCCAAAGCAGagcaaaaaacaatattgtttcTAAAATAGGAAATCATGGTCCATGCTTTGTGTCAGTAAGGTATATTAAGAAATGTCATGTTGTATTAGTCCTAGTACATAAAATACTTGTGAAATTTGCTTCTCTTTTAAAGCAGTGAAACACTGACCAAACCTCCCAAAAGAGAATACATCTTCCTGATGAAAAGATCCAGAGACAGTTGTAATAGCAGCTCCTAACAAAGCATTGCCCTGTGCCTTTAAGAGGTAAAATAAGATCACATTGTTATTCTAGGTTTGTCCACATGCTGCTGGTGGTGAtagtggtgggggtggggcaaTGTGTAGGAGTCTCGAAACATGTGCCCCCGGGGGCCAGTATGGattagggagagagggaaagggagacagagggagagtgagagcaaGAGACAAGAGGGGAAATGCAGCCAGAGAAAAAGAGCATAGTCCTTTTAGTGTGTTATCTGCTTTGGAGCTCTTTTACGATGGAAAATGATAATTTCCCCAAAGATTCTCTTAAGTGGTGCCGTGCAGAGACTAGTTAAAGCTGTTAGCAGACCTGTAATTCTGTCATTATGTGGAGGCCACAGCTGATGCCTCAGATGTTATACTTCTCAGATCTTAGTAAGGCATGTAGATTTTGCTCTTGTCATTATCAAGCTAATGATAATCTTGTGaccagtgttttaaaaaaaattctaggcCTATAAAATTACGAGGTAGGGGGCAATTATGAATCAAGTTGGTCTTCCATTCAAATTCAAACTCAATTCACAATTCTTATTGAATACAAATTTTCCAAACCCCAAAGGAAAAAGTTCATTTGAAATTGaagaatttaattaaattatttgaaattcaGATGGCTATTTTATTGTCCACATAACCACagtcatgtttatttattcttCACATCACCCTACTAATGTTTGGGCATCATGCATGGTTACCAATACAAAAAACCCCTCCCCTAAAACAATACCTTCAATAcatttcccataatgcatcagACTAAACAAGTATACAAGAGGAtccacagaaagaaaaataaatgttgatatcTTTAAATAGTATCAaactaataacattttaaatggtgtgtgtatttctgtgttaaTAAGTGacatacataaaacacaaatgtgttatgtctgaattaaattatttttattttctatgaaCATTTAATTGTGTTATCTGCTTATGTGTTATCAGAGTCC
The nucleotide sequence above comes from Esox lucius isolate fEsoLuc1 chromosome 8, fEsoLuc1.pri, whole genome shotgun sequence. Encoded proteins:
- the LOC105011526 gene encoding cold-inducible RNA-binding protein B isoform X3, which gives rise to MSDEGKLFVGGLCFDTDETSLEEAFSKYGNIAKVDVVRDRETRRSRGFGFVTFENPEDAKDAMAAMNGKSVDGRMIRVDEAGKSGGRSGGGGFRGGSGGFRGGFRGGRGRGGGGYGGDRSYGGGDRSYGGGERSYGGSDRSYGGGGDRSYGGGYRSGGGGGGYSSGGSSGGYREARSGGEGGYGGRSGGSYRDSYDSYATHE
- the LOC105011526 gene encoding cold-inducible RNA-binding protein B isoform X1, with amino-acid sequence MSDEGKLFVGGLCFDTDETSLEEAFSKYGNIAKVDVVRDRETRRSRGFGFVTFENPEDAKDAMAAMNGKSVDGRMIRVDEAGKSGGRSGGGGFRGGSGGFRGGFRGGRGRGGRGYSGGGGGYGGDRSYGGGDRSYGGGERSYGGSDRSYGGGGDRSYGGGYRSGGGGGGYSSGGSSGGYREARSGGEGGYGGRSGGSYRDSYDSYATHE
- the LOC105011526 gene encoding cold-inducible RNA-binding protein B isoform X2, yielding MSDEGKLFVGGLCFDTDETSLEEAFSKYGNIAKVDVVRDRETRRSRGFGFVTFENPEDAKDAMAAMNGKSVDGRMIRVDEAGKSGGRSGGGGFRGGSGGFRGGFRGGRGRGGRGYSGGGGGYGGDRSYGGGDRSYGGGERSYGGSDRSYGGGGDRSYGGGYRSGGGGGGYSSGGSSGGYREARSGGEGGYGGRSGGSYRDSYDSYG